In Nitrospira sp., a single genomic region encodes these proteins:
- a CDS encoding glycoside hydrolase family 15 protein — MYPYGLIGNCQTSALISVAGAVEWMCAPRPDSPPIFGRLLDPDGGHFSIMSPAGAKEPTTSQQYLPNTNILITTVTSANGDAFQITDFCPRFEQYGRIYRPAALFRLVEPLHGTPAIRVSCQPVSGWDKAPVPPVRGNNHLRYDIRGESLRLLTNMPLTYLCDEIPVALTRKFYFGLTWGLGIEDDLIKVTHDFLEQTARYWRTWVKHCSVPLLHQQAVIRSALALKLHCFEDTGAILAAMTTSLPEEAGGPRNWDYRYCWLRDAYFALTAFNNLGHFEEMEAFLNFLLNIAHTHEHSRDRLRPVYTLSQGLPLPEIEHANWAGYRGSTPVRSHNQAADQIQNDAYGEMILTFTPIFFDERFFDLRTKDLDGLLGHLAHLCVRGIGQRDAGLWEIRGGWQEHSFTNLLCWAGLERLERIQQAGHLRSIPLDLTAARLQAAQALLKGVQEGALRNGPTDSSHDAALSQLAILGYPDRHLCESTVLHIVDDLAMKRDGTETGFFYRYVRKDDFGKPESAFVICSFWIAQALARLGRLAEARSILDRVQAAANHVGLFSEHFMPGVNIQSGNFPQAYSHVGMINATFAVSPPWSDVL; from the coding sequence GTGTACCCCTACGGTCTCATCGGCAATTGCCAGACCTCCGCGCTGATCAGCGTCGCGGGCGCCGTGGAATGGATGTGCGCGCCCCGTCCCGACAGCCCTCCGATCTTCGGCCGGCTCCTCGATCCTGACGGGGGTCATTTCTCGATCATGAGCCCGGCCGGGGCCAAGGAACCCACCACGAGCCAACAGTATCTGCCGAATACCAACATCCTGATCACGACGGTCACCAGCGCCAACGGCGACGCGTTTCAAATCACCGATTTTTGCCCGCGCTTCGAGCAGTACGGCCGTATCTACCGTCCGGCGGCGCTGTTCAGGCTGGTCGAACCGCTTCACGGCACGCCGGCCATCCGGGTCAGTTGTCAACCGGTGTCCGGGTGGGACAAGGCCCCCGTGCCTCCCGTGAGAGGGAACAATCACCTCCGCTACGACATCCGCGGGGAATCCCTTCGGTTGCTGACCAACATGCCGCTGACCTATCTCTGCGACGAGATTCCGGTTGCGCTGACGCGCAAATTCTATTTCGGCCTGACCTGGGGGTTGGGCATCGAGGACGATCTCATCAAGGTCACCCATGACTTCCTCGAGCAAACGGCCCGCTACTGGCGGACGTGGGTCAAGCATTGCTCCGTTCCGCTGCTCCACCAACAGGCGGTCATCCGCTCCGCCTTGGCCTTGAAGCTCCATTGCTTCGAGGATACGGGCGCCATTCTTGCCGCCATGACGACCAGTCTGCCGGAAGAAGCGGGCGGTCCCCGCAATTGGGACTATCGCTATTGCTGGCTTCGGGACGCCTACTTCGCCCTGACCGCGTTCAACAATCTGGGGCACTTCGAGGAGATGGAAGCCTTCCTGAACTTTCTCCTCAACATCGCCCATACCCATGAACATTCCCGCGACCGATTGAGGCCCGTCTATACCCTCAGCCAGGGGCTCCCGCTTCCCGAGATCGAGCATGCCAACTGGGCCGGCTACCGTGGGAGCACTCCGGTCCGCAGTCACAATCAGGCCGCCGACCAGATTCAAAACGATGCCTACGGAGAGATGATCCTGACCTTCACGCCGATTTTCTTCGATGAACGGTTTTTCGATCTGCGCACCAAGGATCTGGACGGCCTCCTGGGTCACCTGGCGCACCTGTGCGTCCGCGGCATCGGCCAGCGGGACGCGGGCTTGTGGGAAATCCGCGGCGGCTGGCAGGAGCATTCCTTCACGAACCTGCTCTGCTGGGCCGGGCTGGAACGTCTCGAGCGTATTCAGCAAGCGGGGCACCTCCGTTCGATTCCGTTAGATTTGACCGCCGCCCGGCTTCAGGCGGCCCAGGCCTTGCTCAAGGGCGTGCAGGAGGGAGCGCTTCGGAACGGTCCGACTGATTCTAGCCACGATGCGGCCCTCTCGCAACTCGCCATCTTGGGCTATCCGGATCGCCACCTATGCGAGTCGACCGTCCTGCACATCGTCGACGACCTGGCCATGAAGCGCGACGGTACGGAGACAGGGTTTTTTTACCGGTACGTTCGCAAGGACGATTTCGGAAAACCGGAGTCCGCGTTCGTGATCTGCTCCTTTTGGATCGCGCAAGCTCTGGCCCGCCTGGGCCGGCTTGCCGAGGCGCGAAGCATTCTGGATCGCGTGCAAGCCGCCGCCAATCACGTCGGGCTGTTCTCGGAACACTTCATGCCGGGGGTGAACATCCAGTCGGGGAACTTTCCTCAAGCCTATTCTCATGTAGGCATGATCAACGCCACCTTTGCCGTCAGCCCCCCGTGGAGCGACGTGCTGTGA
- a CDS encoding trehalose-6-phosphate synthase, with protein MRLSLRFLFPLALVLAGLAYAVIPLVDSLTLKWFVRDLEIRSQLIGRMVEAPLADLLASDSKTKLLNYLHRIIQDERLFAVGFCDRDNRLAYKTLTYPDSIPCDGPGTIKAEQTAMLRLPHGAVHVSAVGIEASGRQIGRLMLVHDMSWVQRRSTDTKWYLFYLFAVIGAVISLVTVLVAHLSWRGWVAGVQSMLQGEGLVALIKNQSHHSELQPVAQDLRALINDLEADKRMRDESQMSWTPATLKAILHDHLAGDEVLIVSNRQPYIHMWNGPHMEVQVPASGVVTALEPVMRACSGVWIAHGSGTADREVVDARAHVRVPPEHPAYEIRRIWLSPEEEDGYYYGFANEGLWPLCHLAHVRPVFRTSDWERYKEINERFAMAVLEEAKTDNPVVLVQDYHLALVPKIVRDHLPHATIITFWHIPWPNPERYAICPWHREILEGLLGSSILGFHTRFHCSNFINTVDRSLEARIDWDSSTISHGGKLTTVKQYPISIAWPTRGQPEQPSVPSCRTHIRAINGLSHSHRLGVGVERLDYTKGILERFLAIERLLELEPEWIGSFSFVQIAAPSRSKIDEYRQLTEQVVATAERINHRFGREDYRPIHLRIEHHDPEEVTTYYRGADFCIVSSLHDGMNLVAKEFVAARDDEEGVLILSQFTGAATELPDALVVNPYNIDQCAAALHVALKMPPVEQRARMRSMRGIVQEFNVYRWAGRMLMDAARMRQRARVARQTGARDIRTSTRGQA; from the coding sequence ATGCGCTTATCCTTGCGATTTCTTTTTCCCCTCGCCCTCGTGCTGGCCGGTCTGGCTTATGCGGTCATTCCCCTGGTCGACAGCCTGACCTTGAAATGGTTCGTGCGGGATCTGGAAATCCGATCCCAACTCATCGGTCGCATGGTCGAAGCCCCGCTGGCGGATCTCCTGGCCTCCGACTCCAAGACCAAACTGTTGAACTATCTGCACCGCATCATCCAGGACGAGCGACTCTTCGCCGTCGGTTTCTGCGACCGGGACAACCGTCTGGCCTATAAGACCCTGACGTATCCCGATTCGATTCCCTGCGACGGTCCCGGGACGATCAAGGCGGAACAGACCGCCATGCTGCGGCTGCCTCACGGCGCGGTCCACGTGTCCGCCGTAGGCATCGAAGCCAGCGGGCGGCAGATAGGCCGCTTGATGCTCGTGCACGACATGAGCTGGGTGCAACGACGCAGCACCGACACGAAGTGGTACCTCTTCTATCTGTTCGCGGTCATCGGCGCGGTGATCTCGCTGGTGACGGTGCTTGTCGCACATTTGAGCTGGCGCGGATGGGTGGCGGGCGTTCAATCCATGCTGCAGGGCGAAGGCCTGGTCGCCCTCATCAAGAACCAGAGTCACCATTCCGAACTGCAGCCGGTGGCTCAGGATCTTCGTGCATTGATCAATGATCTCGAAGCCGACAAGCGCATGCGCGACGAAAGTCAGATGAGCTGGACCCCGGCTACACTGAAGGCCATCCTCCACGATCATCTGGCCGGCGACGAGGTGCTGATCGTGTCGAACCGCCAGCCGTACATTCACATGTGGAATGGGCCGCACATGGAAGTTCAGGTTCCCGCCAGCGGCGTCGTGACCGCTCTGGAGCCCGTGATGCGCGCCTGTTCGGGCGTCTGGATCGCGCATGGTAGTGGAACCGCGGATCGAGAAGTGGTCGACGCCCGCGCCCACGTGCGGGTGCCTCCGGAGCATCCGGCCTATGAGATCCGGCGCATCTGGCTGTCGCCGGAAGAAGAAGACGGATACTACTATGGGTTCGCCAACGAAGGCCTGTGGCCCCTCTGCCACCTCGCCCATGTGCGCCCCGTCTTCCGTACCTCGGATTGGGAACGGTACAAGGAAATCAACGAGCGCTTCGCGATGGCGGTGCTGGAAGAGGCCAAGACCGACAATCCGGTGGTGCTCGTGCAGGACTACCATCTCGCCTTGGTCCCGAAGATCGTGCGCGATCATCTGCCCCATGCGACCATCATCACCTTCTGGCATATTCCCTGGCCGAATCCCGAGCGCTACGCGATCTGTCCCTGGCACCGTGAAATTCTCGAAGGCCTGCTCGGCAGCAGCATTCTGGGATTCCACACGCGCTTCCATTGCAGCAACTTCATCAATACGGTCGACCGCTCCCTGGAGGCCAGAATCGACTGGGACAGCTCCACGATTTCCCACGGCGGCAAGCTGACCACCGTCAAGCAGTACCCTATCTCGATCGCTTGGCCGACTCGGGGACAGCCGGAGCAGCCCTCGGTCCCAAGCTGCCGAACGCACATCCGAGCCATCAACGGCCTGTCCCACAGCCATCGCCTGGGGGTCGGGGTCGAGCGCCTGGATTACACCAAAGGCATTCTGGAGCGGTTTCTCGCCATCGAACGGCTGTTGGAGCTGGAACCCGAATGGATCGGTTCGTTCTCGTTCGTGCAGATCGCGGCGCCCAGCCGGTCCAAGATCGACGAGTACCGGCAGCTCACGGAGCAGGTCGTCGCCACGGCGGAGCGCATCAACCATCGGTTCGGACGGGAAGATTATCGTCCAATCCACTTGCGGATCGAGCACCATGACCCGGAGGAAGTCACGACCTACTACCGGGGCGCCGACTTCTGCATCGTCAGCAGCCTGCACGACGGCATGAATCTCGTCGCCAAGGAATTCGTGGCGGCGCGTGATGATGAGGAAGGCGTCTTGATCCTCAGTCAATTCACGGGCGCCGCGACGGAGCTGCCGGACGCGCTGGTGGTGAATCCCTACAACATCGATCAATGCGCCGCGGCGTTGCATGTCGCGTTGAAGATGCCGCCGGTCGAACAGCGCGCGCGGATGCGCAGCATGCGCGGGATTGTCCAGGAGTTCAACGTCTATCGCTGGGCGGGCCGGATGCTGATGGACGCCGCCCGCATGCGACAGCGCGCCCGCGTCGCCCGCCAAACGGGTGCGCGCGACATCCGCACCAGCACCAGAGGCCAAGCATGA
- the otsB gene encoding trehalose-phosphatase, with protein sequence MIHLLSEQGRRALGGLAARPLLYAFDFDGTLAPISPDRDGVTLPLGTGGQLTELAKRAACAIISGRALADLTPRVNGSVPHLIGNHGIEGPLSSRETLRLAEDVCERWRRQIANGPSRSMAAAGAEIEDKRYTLTIHFRRALDAAAASAQVLQILNRLTPAPVLIMGKQSVNVLPHGQAGKGSAASALMTHLRRDGLFYIGDDETDESVFSLTEGLVMGVRVGREAGSRARYYLDHQGEVADMLMLLIRGLDLSTASREAGHAPHVHKRSHGS encoded by the coding sequence ATGATCCATCTGCTGTCGGAGCAGGGACGACGTGCGCTCGGCGGCCTGGCGGCCCGGCCGCTTCTGTATGCATTCGATTTCGACGGTACGCTCGCTCCCATCTCGCCCGACCGGGACGGCGTCACCCTACCGCTCGGAACGGGCGGACAGCTCACGGAACTGGCCAAGCGCGCGGCCTGCGCGATCATCTCCGGGCGGGCGTTGGCCGATCTGACGCCGCGCGTGAACGGTTCGGTTCCGCACCTGATCGGCAACCACGGCATCGAGGGCCCGCTGTCGAGTCGGGAGACCCTCCGGCTGGCGGAGGACGTCTGCGAGCGATGGCGGCGCCAGATCGCGAACGGACCGTCCCGCTCGATGGCGGCAGCGGGCGCCGAGATCGAGGACAAGCGCTACACGCTCACCATCCACTTTCGCCGCGCGCTCGACGCCGCCGCCGCCAGCGCTCAGGTGCTCCAAATCCTCAACCGATTGACACCCGCGCCTGTCCTGATCATGGGCAAGCAGTCGGTCAACGTCCTGCCTCACGGCCAGGCCGGCAAGGGATCCGCGGCCTCGGCGTTGATGACGCATCTCCGTCGTGACGGTCTCTTCTACATCGGGGACGACGAAACGGACGAATCGGTGTTCTCGCTGACCGAGGGTCTGGTCATGGGAGTGCGTGTCGGGCGGGAGGCCGGCTCACGCGCGCGCTACTACCTGGATCATCAAGGCGAAGTGGCGGACATGCTCATGCTGCTGATCCGTGGCCTG